A segment of the Triticum urartu cultivar G1812 chromosome 1, Tu2.1, whole genome shotgun sequence genome:
CGGGATGATAGTAGCTGCGTTTGTGCCTTTACAACGGTGCTATTTGATTCCAGTCAAAGAGGGTACAGTATTTTCACCAAAAAGTAAGAGAAAACTGGCATTCAAACGTAGCGATAAAAACCACATCTGCATCCATGCATGTCTCAGGTTTACATATCGATTCGGATGACAGAAATAGTTTTTACCCAGAAAACAAAAACTTTAGGCCAAATTTGCGATTTATCAAACTTGGCAATcggccacccccccccccccccaaaaaaaaaaaaCTGTATCACCACTCATGCCCAAAACTCGTATATCACCACCTATGCCCCTAGTTAATCTCCATTCGCCGATTTTCTTTACAGGTTGCAGTAGTCGGAAACGACAGTAGATTATAACCGACTCCCAGTTCCAAAATCACAGCGGCCAGATGCCGCATTCTCTCTCAGGTCAGCACCGTTGATTACAAACCGCAGCAAGCTTGTCAGTGGAGTGGGGTTTCCGGTTAGCAGAGCGCGTTCTGGCAGTAGCTCAGCACCTCCCGAGCATTGTCGATGGCGTCTTCGTTGCCCTGGGAGGACTTCTCCTCGATCCATCTCACCATGAAGAAGGAGATTGCCATGAGCTGTTACAGATATTTTGTGGCATAGGAAAAACAATGCGATTGCTGCTGCCGAGATGTATCCCATCATGTTAGTCTGTAAATGTAGCTTAAGATCTAGACTTCCATGAAGGACAACTTGTATATATTGTTTTAAAGGATACACATGTCGATATCCATCCCTTCAGGAGAGCATCCTTAGGTGTTAACTTCTCGAGGTCAGCTTTGATGAGGCCGAACTTGACTAAGAACAGAGACGCAAACTGGTCGAGGGACGAGGAGTTCAACTCAGTTCCTTGAACTTGTGCCAGAATACACGATAAGATACTCCAAAGTGCATATCGAGCTTGGTCATCATCAGGGATCTCTGGAAGAACTTCAAGTAGGCTCTCCAGGAACGGTAAATCTGAAACAATTGAAAGACTGGATCACTGTAATGGCACTAAATGGAAACATTGATTTCAAGTCATGCAGTGCACTGCTTAGCAAATACGATAGTTGCTTAGAAAATAAGATAAGTGCTAACAAAAAATGTGCCTACCACGGGATATCTTAGGCACCAAATGCTTTCCATCTGTCAAAATATTTGATATTACAATCACCACCGAAGCGCAATAGCTTGCAACCTGAAGAAGAGTTTGTGAATAAGAATACAATTACCATGCTTGACTTGCAAGGGTGGGGACTCACAAGAATTAATGCAAGGTGAATTTTGCCAAATGTAAAAATGGAAGAGGCAAGGAATGTTTCTTCAAATTTCCGGAAAAAAAATTCATGACTTACTGACAATCAAAAAAATAGGAACAGCTTGCTTGTTAAGAGTTATGAGTTGGTCAAGCTAACAATTCGGTACTAAGAAGGCAACAGCATAATGCATTTCTTCCAAAATGTATGAACCCGAATTCGACCGGGCTGATGAACAAATATATGAAATGGTAGCGGTGGCAACATGCTCACCTCAACTTTATCAGGCGACTTGATCATGTTAACTAGCACTTTAATCAGCCGGTCATTCGATGTCATTGCCTTTGAAACACAGTGTATGGCTGATAATTCTAACATGAAGTGAAGGATCAAATCAAGAGAACCCTTTCTGAAACGTGTTAAGAAAAAGGTAAGGTGAATCCATTACTGTCCCAGGTTGttaattcaaaattcaaaaactAAGAAGGGTTATCGCAGTGACAGAGAAATGCAGCTACAGTCCTATTAAATTAAAATTAGGAAGTGGGAATGTAAGAAATTTAAAATGCTCAGACCATATTATTGGAAAACAACAAATGGCCGCATCTCAGAAGACAGGTTAAGGACCAAAACTTTGCCTAGAAGGCATGAATATAAAAAATATTCTATGAAGCTTTGAGGATCTCTTTGAAACAATGACTTTAAACGGGACTATGGAGGATTCAAATCCTTGAGGGTTCCTTACACAACTGTTTTGGGAGCTTCAGCATTCAGCCCATAATCGAACTGAATGCCATAAATCTCCAGAGAAATACCACATATCCAAACAGGCCCTTAGGTGTTTTTCCTATGATTTCTTCTTAAACTACAGAAAATTTACCAAATACTCCCTCCAATCTAAAATGTAAAGTGTATTAGTTTTTCAAAAGGTCAAACGCTTTTCTATTTGACCAAACCTAGATAAGTTTGACTTTTCTCAAAATTAATACACGTTgcattttggaatggagggagtgcataggagaagcttccatgataccTTGAACAATAATAGTTCAAAATCTGTAACAGATAACTTTTATAAAATGAAAATCTTGCCGAATTTCAAGTTAGTTCAACATACCTGTCTAGCTTCTCATCCGGTGGTCTGTCAATCTCATTTGTTAGTAACCCAATAACACGGTCAACTAAACCCAGTTTAAGCAAGGGCTGGATAAGCATAGCAATCACATCTCGATTATCAATGACAATTGATAGGAAGTCAATGATCTGCAACCAGTAATTCACATAAGAAATAACCAAACAGTTGAACACATGCAAATATAAAGGATGGACATTTTTCAGCTGAACCATAGTATAATAAGATGAAAGTAGTTGGTTCGGCTGGGCTGACAATTTCAACCAAATCATACAACACATAACAATAGGCAACATTAGTTTTACAGTATAATAGGCTTTCACTGCTATAAAAGTTATTGTAGAACGATAAGCAAATAGATGCTAGTTCAAAGACCATAAGACCTCTGCAGCTAGAAGTTTGATAAAATTGTAATTTGCAGTCACATGTTTCTCAAGAGTATCAACTGTTACCAAAATGCAGTAAAAACAATTCAGATATTCTCCTAAGAGAAGAATTTTCACAGAAGAGAACCAAGCAATTTCCATGGAAAAAATAGGACCTCATTCTGACCAAGGATAAGTCTACATTGTTCGGATAACAAGTAGTAGCAATGAGTAAGACTGGACCATACAACTAAGAAGTGTTTGGGAAGATGAAACAGTCCATGGAAACTATTTGATGACGACCTTCTTGAAACTACCTCAGGATATGGTGAACAGATAAAAGAGTTAAGCAGGCAAACACACATGCCTAACCATCACGTATAGAAGAATGAGCTAAGATAATTCAAACGATTTATGTTACACAAGTCCTACAAAAGAAATATAATGTATCCATATATGTCAAAATTCAATTTAAAAAGAACAAAAGTCACTAAAGTTGTGTGGACCAACTCTACGGATTAGTCACAACAAGTTGCATATACAAATTCAGTACAATACGCAGTCACAACAAGTTGCATATACGAATTCAGTACAATACCTTTTCAAGTAATGTAGTACTATCTGTCTTCCCAACTATCAGTAGAATACGTGAAAGAATCTCATCAGGTAAAAGAGCTTGAGCCCAAGAAACAGATGCACTGGACTGAAGAATGGCAGCCAACAACCTGTCTAAGAAAAAATGTGTGAGGATGCACCACTGATGAAATTTAGCAGCAATACTCATTCCAACTATCTCGGGGTGTAAGAATTTTTTTTACAGACAGTAACACAAGTCAAAATAAGCAAAAAAGAACAGAGCATAGATGGAACTTCTCAGTTCTCATTGTCTACAACTCAGAACAATTAGAAAGCAGCTTCTCCAAGTTTTGAACATCGACAATAGAAAGTTAAATTAtcaagaaaaacaaaatctaaATTTACTTAGCTCCTATCCCCCAAATGATTAATAACATAAGTACATAACCTACTAACACAGTTGAAAAATGATTATATTTTTGCAAAAGTGCTGTATGTTCAAGCATTTTCATCCACAACTTCAACAACTTCTGATTGATTGGGTATGTCCAAATGTAGGTATGCATGTAACATGTGATGTAAGTATGTGTAgttttgcatttgggcatttgcATAGTTATGTGGTAAAATTGAATGGGTATCTGGCCAATACAAAATGCACAAATTCAAGAACATAAATAATATATCAACATGGTAACCGTGTGTGTGATGAGCTAAACTACCCAGATCTATTTCACATGATATAAGACTTAAATTTCACAGGATGAAATATCTTGCAATGCTAGAATAGTAAATAGCTTGTCAAACGGCTgataaataaataataaaaaaattggTTCTAAACAATAACTTTGAGTCCggcaaaaaaaaaaaagaaaacacaaTCCCAAAGATACCCAACCTGAATGTTTCAGAAAGGCATTTGACATGCTTTAGAAACAATTGCTCCACGACAGTTGCAATTAAACCATTTTTCAAAGAGATTGCAGCAACTAGAGATTCATGACAGACTAAGTTTGCCATGATTCCAAGACAAATTTCCTGCAGGAACAAAAGATTCAAAGAAACAAGATACTTTAATACATGCTTAGCAAAAAGAGAGGAGGTAGCAGTAGAGGAAAATTTCATTTCACCTTCACCCTAGAAGAATTTGCCGTACAAAGGTTTTCCAAAAGCACTTCAATCACAAGGTTATTAATCTACAAGGGTTAAATATAATGTGTTGTTAGCAGCAGAAGATGCACAATTACTAAGGTATAAAGGAAGGTGGGTAATTCTGTTTATTATGCCTTAATTTCCTTTTGTAGTTCCTTTGAACACTTGATTTGCTCTTAGATCAATTAGGATTTAGGAGAAATACTTTTGACTTACTGCAACCTGGCCATTCTTCCATTTAAAATGTTTGTTAGAATTAGCATGTTATTATGACATAAGCATTCACACTACATGTAGCTATCACCAGCAATAATTTATATGGTTCACAAATTATAGTAAAGAATTTGCTACAATAAACTGATACAGAACAAAATTCAGGGCCAGGAAGATAAAATATAAGCACAAAGGAGCTACAAAACTAAAGGAATGAAACAATTACAGTTATCCACCTTAACTTTTTGCTTATCTACTACTAATTGATCTAACAAGCCAACCACATCGTATTAAAATCCAGGATATCCAAACAATGTCTAAAGCCAGTGCAGATAAGGCAATCAAAATTTCTCACACTTCCTGCTTGCTAGTATCTTGTTCAGTAAAAAATTAAGCAGCAATAAACAAGTTTCATATAGCAGAACAGTCCGCCTTTTCTTTATGACAAACCTATAGAAGAAATACATCCTTCTACAAGAGAATGATGCAGATAAATACCATAAGTTCTGCTTGAGGTGTACTAGCCGCAAGTTCCCACAGAATATAACCACACTCTTCCCACTGATCCTTAGGACTGGCACTCCTTTCTTCTGGAAGACCCTGCTTGTCACTTTTCTCAGAACGATCCGTGTTATCCGGTTGCGTTGAATCCCTGTCATCAGAATTGACCCTTTGCTTGTCACTTTTTGCATGAGGTAGACATTATTAGGACAACCAGGTCGCTTTAATAACAGCATTCATTGCTAAACAAACTTTATGGGGGGGAATCTGGAAGTACCACTCACCCGAACTCTTTCTCCAAACTGGATCCCTTAGGTATTAGTTGCCTTATAAGAGAGATAGTATAGCTTGGATCAACTTTAGTTGTCTCCTCAAGTGACTGCAGATAATTACAACCAGAAGATTCAACATTAGGACAACACCATATTACTATAATTCCAAGGTCGCATGTTTGGCAACTATTTTCGTCTTCCTGACAAGGCATCTAAATGAAAATATTGATGACAAAGCAACTAAACAGGGTAACTAAGCACCAATTGCGAAAACTATGTACATTAAAGTTTCGTGTTCAAGATAAGCAGTTGCTTGGTAAGTAAACTCCAGTTGTAATAACTATGTAGGGAGTGCATTCGAGTGCCATATTCACAGTACTCAGCTGTAAATGCAAATTGGCATCATCTAGAAACAATTGCTCCACAACCGTTGCAGTTATACCCCAGTTGTAATAACAGATTTGGGCGTGTAAACATAGTGGCAGTTCTCAGCCGTAAATGCAAATTGCATGGCCCACAAATCACAATAGCAAAGCAAATGCAAGATGGATGTTCGTGTTCCCCAGGAATTCACCCTCTGTCCCATGGATGGAGGAGGATTCAACCAGCATCGAGCACAACGTGCCGCGCGGGCTGTCCTCGCTCACCCTGAGGCGCGGAATCGCTTGGTTATTCTAACGACAGCGGTCACCCTCGAAGCGCGCACCAACCGCTCGACGGAATGCTCGCGAGAGCGAGGGAAATGGAAACCACGCGAGCGACGCAAAAACCCTCGTCGCGCGGCCGCAGAGGGAAGGGAACGCGCGTCGGGGAGATGGGTGGGAGGCGAGGCCGCGTACCTCTTCCTCCGCGGGCGCAAACGGCAGGTGCGTCGTGGCGTCCTCCTCGTCCTCCATGGTGTCGCCGCCCTCCTCCTGGTCGTCCTCCGGCTCGGGCGCGTCGTCCTGCCCCGCCTCGACTGCTCCGCTGGCGCCCTCTTCCTCTTCGGAAGCGCCAGGCAACGCCGTAGCGTGGTGATCGGGGCTGGTTCGCTCGCCCGCCGCGTCCAGCTCCCGCGGCGGCTCGGGCTCGTCGTCCTTCCCCGCTCCGCCCGCCATGGGAGCTTCttcggcggtggcggtggcgagCGCGGgcgagaggagaggagaggagaggagaggagcgggGGTGGCGAGGCCGTTCGACTGCGAGGGCGCACGCAATGCGGAACGGGAGCGTAGGTCTGGTTTAATAATTGCACAAAAACCCCACCCAGAGGCAGAGCGTTTGGGCTTTTCACAGGGCCGGGCCGCGGCAGGTCGTTTGGGCGGCCAGTGGGTTTTGGCCTGGCCCTGATAGTCCTTAGTTTTTTTTTCTGAGGTGGTCCTTTTTCTTTTCTAGAAAACTTGCAATCCTGTTTAAAAACTTACAACCTAGGTAAAAAAAACTTTGGCCATGATAAATGCTATCAGGCTTGCTGAAGAGTTTAGTATGGGTCGAGTTATTTTCATCACGAACCGCCTCTCTCCGAAGCTTGCATTGGGGTCAGTAACCCGGGACCGTGCACCTCTCGGCATCCTCTTCCGAGAAGCTAAGTTCAAGCTATAAATGGACTTCATAGATTATGAGGCTGAGGCTTGTTCTCGTGTTTGTAATATCCCTGCTCATCTACTAGCTGGTTATGGTTTGAGGGCTATGATCGACAGCCAACATATTTGGCTTACTGATCTTCACCGAGATGTAAGTGGTGTTGTTACTAGTAGAAAACATGGtattagtcccggttccagaggGCCTTTAGTCCTGATTCTGGAATGGGGACAAAACAAACGGGACTAAAGCCCAAACCCTTTAGTCTCAGTTTGCTTACGAATAGGGACGGAAGGGGGCTCCACATGGCCGCTGCGGGGCGCCCAGGCAGgaggacctttagtcccggttggtaacaccaatcGGGACCAAAAGGCAGCTGggatttttgtttttttcttgAAAGGGGGGTTTAGGGGTTTTGGAGGGTTAATTTAGGGGTTtcatattgtgttagctagctaatagagagaagtgacctctcttttcttcgtgcttggtcgacgctagttactatacgtatagagagaAGTCGACACGGTAACTAGTAAGCAAATGGAGTAACCATTAATTACACAAGATCGTCATGaatatatacagagagaagtgagcTCTCTTTCTctgagattggtcgaacaacaagttttcgtatatatctatccgacgctactaTATATATACAATATAACATCTCTTACAATCCCTAACATCTAAAATCAATTTCAACTTTCACATGGCATTCTCTGTCTTTATGtatgacgtggtcaagaaagaatcccgccaattcctcttgaattgctcgtatgcgatcatgtggtaggagttcattccgcatctaccacatctaatttaaagaaaggggtccatacatacatacatatatatatatatatgaaagaAACTCAACACAattgatggtaataaaataaaattgtgaatattgtttacatacttcatattgttcgtagAGTAGCCCCGCTGAGAGGTTGagttgtagatgaactcgcaaACGTAGTGTCCACATAAATTATTCTCGCcttcctgccacaagcactttatGAGAAATAGAGTTCAATCAAACTGGTAATCAAGCATgataaatggtattgatgaaactagaaTCAATGAGAGATGCGGCGGaactagctagtactacttacttTAGGGTGTCTAAATCGCAGCTCCCTCTGCagacccggaaccattccgatgaactgtttccaaaccctgccaggcAAAGGAAATGATTACTTGATATCAACAAATGAACgaaagttgccgatatggtgcgataatgatcgattgaacttacttctGGAGCATTGCAGTCATGTCTGCATACTTCTGGGGATCTTTACGCCTCGAGTCTAAGACAATCACTACTCCCCGGTCAGGCTTAATCTCTAGCAGAATAAAGTGGAAGTtgcacatgcataactcatcaattacattactataacctcgagtaagcgaaaccgaatatgcacaagacagtaacactcacttgaagttgtaaggaaagagtattttcCCTTTGTTTTGATGTTGAAGTAACGATTGTAGCAAGTTTTCCTCGGTATCTTTGACTCGCTTTTTAATTGACCATTCATTTATGGTATTTGGGTTAATGAACCAAATGTCATAGATTTTTCCTTTTTGCATTCAatgatcttcaatctgcataatatagtgaggacaattatatatacatgcaatgaaagagttGAGCTATAGAGACTTAATTACGTAAGTAATACTTACAGGCAGTAGCAAGTCATGAGTTGTTTGTCGAGGGCATCTTGATTGAATAACTGAAATAACTCCACAAATTCAACAGGCATTAGGTCGACTCCAATCAAGTCGTGCTCCTCTTTACTTCTCAGCATCAAACTATCCTTCCCAGACTTCCTGGAGGTATCCATGTACCattcatgcaatcttcgcatcatcgttgttagaggaGGGTGATCATGTTTGATGAGAGgattcccgtactcgtatctaaAGATCTCTACCACATCTAACGTTTCAAACTCTACATCATTGCTCAGGTAATCACCAAGATTGGTACCGGGCAGTACCCCCGGATGATtagcgacgatatcgctagacaccttgagtggggggcacgattgcttcgcatGTTCGCCGAGCTGGGGAATTGTTTTCCCACTTCTTCGTTGTGCTAATCTTGCATCACTGGAAGTACTTCCCGACCGCCGCGCATCTTCATATGCCTTTTTAATACAGCGGACATAGTTGGAATCCGACGGAGGCGGTGGTGGCCACTTCAGGGCatccagagtgcgcttcgctttcaccggatctaccgtTTCCTTCAGAGGTGGAGGTTTCCATGCAAAATGGGCATGCACTTCGGCTTCCACGATGTCATCGGTTTCCTTGCcagtcctctcatatggtaactttgGAGGAACTCTGAGGCTTGGACCAACTTTGAATTTCTTCCTGCCTCTTGTACTGCTAGCCGTCGGAGCGGCGGCGTCTCTCTTCCGCCGTTGCTGGAGTGGCGGAGTCCGCTGACACGCCGGAGGAGGCGGAGTTCTCCGACGCACCAGAGGAGGAGGAGTGCCCTCATGCaccggaggaggcggagtgccctgatcactcgccggaggaggaggaggaggcgtccagtttggaagcttgatgtactccttcctccatGGACAAGTACTCCTTAAAGCATTTTCCAGATGATTCTCCCCTTCACCTGTAGGTTAGTCAAGGTCCAGCtcctcaaatccctccattaTTTCATCCACCGTCACAACAGCATAGCCATCTGGAATCGGATGGCAATGAAAAGTTCCCTCAGCTTGAGGAGGTGCAACAGAGCCGGCCACCGCCTTCAAAGTCAGGTTCTGGCATTTCATCATTAGCTCGCAATGTTCAGCCTCTATGATACTATCCACGGGGTAGCGAGGAGCCGTGAAATCAGGCTGAACGACCTCTTTG
Coding sequences within it:
- the LOC125544912 gene encoding protein saal1-like, which gives rise to MAGGAGKDDEPEPPRELDAAGERTSPDHHATALPGASEEEEGASGAVEAGQDDAPEPEDDQEEGGDTMEDEEDATTHLPFAPAEEESLEETTKVDPSYTISLIRQLIPKGSSLEKEFGDSTQPDNTDRSEKSDKQGLPEERSASPKDQWEECGYILWELAASTPQAELMINNLVIEVLLENLCTANSSRVKEICLGIMANLVCHESLVAAISLKNGLIATVVEQLFLKHVKCLSETFRLLAAILQSSASVSWAQALLPDEILSRILLIVGKTDSTTLLEKIIDFLSIVIDNRDVIAMLIQPLLKLGLVDRVIGLLTNEIDRPPDEKLDRKGSLDLILHFMLELSAIHCVSKAMTSNDRLIKVLVNMIKSPDKVEVASYCASVVIVISNILTDGKHLVPKISRDLPFLESLLEVLPEIPDDDQARYALWSILSCILAQVQGTELNSSSLDQFASLFLVKFGLIKADLEKLTPKDALLKGWISTCLMAISFFMVRWIEEKSSQGNEDAIDNAREVLSYCQNALC